CCTTTCCGGCGCTGACCGCCTGCGACCGCTCTTCTGAGGGCAAAAGCGATGCCGTCCTCTGCCGCCTTGCCTACACCTCCAAGGGGTATTACGCTCCTCAGATCCTCGCTTATAATAAGGGGTGGTTGGCCGCGGACGGGGTCATTGTTCAGGAGATTAAACTAGGGATGGGTGCCGGCATCGCCGCCGCCGAGGCCCTGGTGAGCGGCAGCGCCGATGTGGCCGTGATGGGTGACGTTCCGGCCCTGATCGCCCTGGCCAGTGCAAGGGATTGCGTGCTGGTGGCGGCCTACGGAGGCGGTGAAAAGATGCATTCCATCATCGTCGGCGAAAGGTCGGGGATCGAAAAACCGGCCGATCTGGCCGGGAAAAGCCTGGGGGTCCAGTTCGGGTCCAGCACCCACGGCGCGGTCTACCTCTATCTGGAGCATCACGGCATCGATCCGGCCAAAGTTCAGCTGGTCAATCTGCCGCAGAAGGATCTTGTCGAGGCTCTCATCAGCGGTTCCATCGATGCCCTGGCCGCCTCCGAACCGACCCCCATGCTCACGCGGGACAAGGTGCCGGGAGCGCGCGAACTGGCCTGCCTGTCCGGCCTGGGCAACGACTACCCCTCGCTCATCGTCGCCTCCCAGGAATTTGCCGACGCCCATCCCGAAGCCATCCGTGCCATCGTCGCCGGCACACGCCGGGCCGTCGACTGGATCAACGCCGACCCGGACGCTGCTGCTGCCGAAACCGCTTTGGTCACCGGCACCCCGGCCTCGCTGGAAGCGGCCATGTTCCGAAAAATGGAATGGCGGGTACGTCTCGACGAACAGGTGGTCAGGAGCCTGAACATGACCGGCGCTTTTCTCCACCGCCTGGGGAAGCTTAAGGAGGTTCCCGATGTGAAAGGGCTTTCCAGGCCGGAGTTCCTGGAGCCTTGAGCAAGGTGTAAAAATCGTATAGGCGGGTACATGAGTCGAGGGCTCTTCAAATAGCCCTTTCATTGAAACTTTCTCCAGG
The genomic region above belongs to Syntrophotaleaceae bacterium and contains:
- a CDS encoding ABC transporter substrate-binding protein, producing the protein MSSKIRTLIPIALLVFAFPALTACDRSSEGKSDAVLCRLAYTSKGYYAPQILAYNKGWLAADGVIVQEIKLGMGAGIAAAEALVSGSADVAVMGDVPALIALASARDCVLVAAYGGGEKMHSIIVGERSGIEKPADLAGKSLGVQFGSSTHGAVYLYLEHHGIDPAKVQLVNLPQKDLVEALISGSIDALAASEPTPMLTRDKVPGARELACLSGLGNDYPSLIVASQEFADAHPEAIRAIVAGTRRAVDWINADPDAAAAETALVTGTPASLEAAMFRKMEWRVRLDEQVVRSLNMTGAFLHRLGKLKEVPDVKGLSRPEFLEP